GTCAGATGCTTGTGTGACGTTGATAATTTTGACAGCACCGGTACTCTTAAGGTTCTTGAGAGTTTGATGAATGGCTTGTTTTTGCGAGGCAGTCAGTTTTTTGTCACCATTGTTGAAAACCAGTGCATAAGAGCGAACCTTCTGATTATTGTTGGCTTTCTTTTCAATGTTTGCGGCAATTTGACTCTCTTCGTTTTTCGGCAGCGATAAGGCGCCTTTGTCTCGGACGATGCCGGAAACATCTGGCATGGTGATTAAAGTCATGATGATGACGATTAGCCAGAAAATAAGGGCCGGTATGTGACGATGACGAAGATTTTTCATTGAAAGATACTCCTTTCACAGGTTAAGCCGTTCCAGATCTGATTTTTTAGCTCAAGGGCTAACTGATCTTGATCGGGCACATGGCCTTGAAGTTGTTGTTGGACCCAAACGATGTCAATCATGCTGACGATGCTGCCGTATAAAATAGCTAACTGGGTGCGAACATCAGCTTTCACAATGACACCGTGTTCCTGACCTTCCATCAGCATATTGCTAATCAATGTGGTAACACGGTCGCGAGCAGCACGACTCTCTGGGCGTAGCGCTTCATTAAACACATTTTGTTCAATAAAATGCAGTTCAGTTGGGTAATGTTGCATGGTCAGTGCAGCGGCATCAAAGAGGTGGCTGAAAGTTGATTCGGGATCACTGACGTTGCAATTGGCAGCGTCAGCCAGTGAGTCGTGAAAATAATCCATGATGTCAGTAAACGCGGTGTTAAGGATATCCTCTTTACCCTTAAAGTGACGATAAATTGTGCCAACCGCTACATTGGCAGCTTTGGCGATTGACGGTAAATTGGTTTCCGCGTAGCCGCGTTCGGCAAACAGCTTGACTGCTTGGGCGATGATTGGATCTGGGGTGGCGATGGGTTTCATTTTTTCTCCTCCGGAATGAACGTTCATTCGCATATATTAGAAGTTGTGAATATTCTTGTCAAGAGCATATTGAAAATTAACAGGGAGCGTCTACGATGTTGTAACTGGCACAATGTCTATAAAAGAAGCAATACAAAGGTGGCAGGTGGCTATCATTTTCAAAAAAAACCACCATCAAAATCTTGATGGTGGAAGGAAAGGTAACTAGGTTAATTTTTACAACAGACTGTCACGAT
This genomic window from Lacticaseibacillus paracasei subsp. paracasei contains:
- a CDS encoding TetR/AcrR family transcriptional regulator — encoded protein: MKPIATPDPIIAQAVKLFAERGYAETNLPSIAKAANVAVGTIYRHFKGKEDILNTAFTDIMDYFHDSLADAANCNVSDPESTFSHLFDAAALTMQHYPTELHFIEQNVFNEALRPESRAARDRVTTLISNMLMEGQEHGVIVKADVRTQLAILYGSIVSMIDIVWVQQQLQGHVPDQDQLALELKNQIWNGLTCERSIFQ